A part of Maridesulfovibrio hydrothermalis AM13 = DSM 14728 genomic DNA contains:
- the folK gene encoding 2-amino-4-hydroxy-6-hydroxymethyldihydropteridine diphosphokinase, which translates to MGSNIGDTEDHLNQAVARLEKYDGIDPVVWSEIYETEPQGLKDQQWFTNQVVRFAVDPELWAPHGFLSTLQAVEGQMDRVRGVKNGPRTIDLDLILFGDEVLEGSDYLTVPHPRAKDRAFVLHPLAEIEPELVFPDGTTIADALKKIDYRIEGKKIYQD; encoded by the coding sequence CTGGGATCAAATATCGGAGACACTGAAGATCATTTGAATCAGGCCGTTGCAAGACTTGAAAAATACGACGGTATTGACCCTGTTGTCTGGTCCGAAATTTATGAGACTGAGCCACAGGGACTAAAAGATCAGCAATGGTTTACTAATCAGGTTGTACGCTTTGCCGTTGACCCTGAACTTTGGGCTCCGCACGGATTTCTTTCTACGCTTCAAGCTGTAGAAGGGCAGATGGATAGGGTGAGGGGAGTAAAAAATGGTCCAAGAACCATTGATCTCGACCTGATTCTTTTCGGAGATGAAGTTTTAGAAGGAAGCGATTATCTGACAGTGCCTCACCCACGAGCTAAAGACAGGGCGTTTGTGCTCCATCCTTTGGCCGAGATCGAGCCTGAACTGGTTTTTCCTGACGGAACAACCATTGCCGATGCCCTTAAAAAAATAGATTACCGCATTGAAGGTAAAAAGATTTATCAGGACTAA
- a CDS encoding TRASH domain-containing protein yields MLKFVIIAIAGFVMWKLFSGDLKKKQEGAGKKQEKKIKAGEMIKDPICGTYVKKDSDIRVRNGDKVECFCSYECRDKYIKRLESENS; encoded by the coding sequence ATGCTAAAATTTGTGATTATTGCTATTGCCGGATTTGTTATGTGGAAGCTGTTTAGCGGCGACCTGAAAAAAAAGCAGGAAGGAGCCGGCAAGAAACAAGAAAAAAAAATCAAAGCAGGCGAAATGATCAAAGATCCGATCTGTGGAACCTATGTCAAAAAGGATAGCGATATCCGTGTCAGAAATGGCGATAAGGTTGAATGTTTTTGTTCCTACGAATGCCGCGACAAATATATAAAGCGTCTGGAATCTGAAAACTCTTAA
- a CDS encoding transaldolase family protein, giving the protein MKIFLESSSLFEVRKSVEYGLIDGVLLASEKREEPCVARDSDIKSIVQSVRGPVFVSVCGSTADEILVNSQQVLSMGPNTVLEIQVSLEGLKACNYLKNKDCSVNVCGITKTSQAVLAAISRAHFVSFNMSKLPASEKISCECLQESMNLLQKYNLKSEVIAYNFDEIAVPERAIEVGVDAVTLPYGKLIGLIET; this is encoded by the coding sequence GTGAAAATATTTTTAGAATCCAGTTCCCTTTTCGAAGTCAGAAAATCTGTTGAATATGGATTGATTGATGGAGTTCTTCTCGCTTCAGAAAAAAGAGAAGAACCGTGTGTAGCGCGCGACAGCGATATAAAATCGATAGTTCAAAGTGTACGCGGTCCTGTTTTTGTTTCTGTCTGTGGAAGTACTGCTGATGAAATATTGGTTAACTCGCAGCAAGTTTTGAGCATGGGGCCGAATACCGTTCTTGAAATTCAAGTATCACTTGAAGGTTTAAAAGCGTGCAATTATCTAAAAAACAAAGACTGTTCAGTAAATGTTTGTGGAATAACAAAAACCAGTCAGGCAGTCCTTGCCGCAATATCTAGAGCACATTTTGTGAGTTTTAATATGAGTAAACTGCCAGCGAGTGAAAAGATTTCTTGTGAGTGTCTGCAAGAAAGTATGAACTTGCTCCAAAAATATAACCTTAAAAGTGAAGTTATCGCATACAATTTTGATGAAATAGCTGTTCCTGAGAGAGCTATTGAGGTCGGAGTTGATGCAGTGACATTGCCATACGGGAAATTGATTGGTCTGATCGAAACATAA
- a CDS encoding tetratricopeptide repeat protein, translating into MTFDFKRYTLFLLLIAALSSFTFAGNAVAAKKGNGESFEAWLEKYGAWDILEENYSGSEESPELILKRARTAFNLGRYSSCINTLQSTPAFDNKNLEISRLWLGGQSQRALGAPVKSIIWFSQAARLMDQSTMVAKFKEEPHLKSVWFDVWRALYWGYYVTSDSAREARKMVLKQAFEQAEKVWPSTYFITNSKTKLAELERASALAPVISNSTTVTDDDRKLIARSLAAASLGAWQKSDLALDGISNSTVRTFWKSINAFLENGKSVDAEALFKSQNLVHPSAFFDAGVLDPAVASPALWQLGAPPSPAWNVFRKKLMEMEPQVALETIDRETGSLLLSSDLVGALQNYRLAFAILSGNMELAENVWKRLDNETLPLSLRIAVALVFKPPFSKILSTADYGHSDHLFIISGLCDAAGIEYFSEINTPFWEPLTGVNLNQSINKAPLDRLLVFSELAAESTPRMTESIARRSAFLFPGSELGAKSFVFLAEKAAKNRDFKLSAFYLKRVNQDKFGPEIRISWLIAAVEYDLAVGNEAKAMKAYTELLNSGGTLPAEKELKLALLIQQKGDLKKAQAILERIWEGREPLADELKAEILFWIAEGEHAMGDKDKALKHYLELGWKFPKQNIWAVTAMYRASMIYEKKGQFETAKRFLKTVIKNADRKAQKDAAKARLSAIDGKLAKAGAGKGISFPF; encoded by the coding sequence ATGACTTTTGATTTCAAACGCTACACTCTGTTCTTGCTTCTGATTGCTGCACTCTCATCATTCACCTTTGCCGGCAACGCTGTTGCTGCCAAAAAAGGTAATGGCGAATCCTTCGAGGCATGGCTCGAAAAGTATGGAGCTTGGGACATTTTAGAAGAAAATTATTCCGGCAGTGAAGAATCTCCGGAACTTATTTTAAAACGCGCCCGGACTGCTTTTAATCTTGGAAGGTATTCATCCTGCATAAACACCCTGCAAAGCACCCCTGCTTTCGATAACAAGAATCTGGAGATATCAAGACTTTGGCTGGGAGGACAATCACAAAGAGCTTTAGGCGCCCCAGTTAAGAGCATTATCTGGTTCAGTCAGGCTGCACGACTCATGGACCAGTCTACAATGGTCGCTAAGTTCAAAGAAGAACCTCACCTCAAGAGTGTCTGGTTTGATGTTTGGCGCGCTTTGTACTGGGGGTATTATGTTACCTCTGATTCCGCACGCGAAGCCCGCAAAATGGTCCTTAAGCAGGCATTTGAACAGGCTGAGAAAGTTTGGCCTTCAACTTACTTCATTACTAATAGTAAAACGAAATTGGCAGAACTTGAAAGAGCATCTGCTTTAGCTCCCGTAATCAGTAATTCTACTACAGTTACGGATGATGATCGCAAATTAATAGCCAGATCACTTGCGGCCGCCAGTCTTGGTGCGTGGCAAAAATCTGATTTGGCCCTTGACGGAATTTCAAATTCAACTGTCCGTACTTTTTGGAAATCCATAAATGCATTCCTTGAAAACGGTAAAAGCGTTGATGCTGAAGCTCTGTTTAAAAGCCAGAATCTGGTTCATCCATCAGCTTTCTTTGATGCCGGTGTACTTGACCCCGCAGTCGCCTCCCCTGCCCTGTGGCAGCTTGGCGCACCTCCTTCTCCTGCATGGAATGTTTTTCGTAAAAAGCTGATGGAAATGGAACCTCAAGTAGCACTTGAAACAATTGACCGTGAAACAGGCTCACTTTTACTTTCAAGCGACCTCGTAGGTGCGCTTCAGAATTACCGTTTAGCATTTGCAATTCTTAGCGGAAACATGGAGCTGGCCGAAAATGTATGGAAAAGACTCGATAACGAAACGCTTCCTTTAAGCCTTAGAATAGCTGTGGCTTTAGTTTTCAAACCTCCATTTTCGAAGATACTGAGCACTGCGGATTATGGTCATAGTGATCACCTTTTTATAATATCCGGTCTATGCGATGCCGCTGGTATTGAATATTTCAGTGAAATAAATACTCCATTCTGGGAACCTCTTACCGGAGTGAACCTCAACCAGAGCATTAACAAAGCACCACTTGATAGGCTGCTGGTTTTTTCAGAATTAGCTGCTGAAAGCACTCCCAGGATGACGGAAAGCATAGCCAGACGCAGTGCTTTTCTCTTTCCCGGCTCTGAACTTGGAGCAAAAAGTTTCGTTTTTCTTGCAGAAAAAGCAGCTAAAAATAGAGATTTTAAACTTTCAGCTTTTTATTTGAAGCGTGTAAATCAAGATAAGTTTGGACCAGAAATACGAATCAGCTGGCTTATTGCAGCGGTTGAATATGACCTTGCTGTGGGAAATGAAGCAAAAGCAATGAAGGCTTATACCGAACTTTTAAATTCAGGAGGAACATTACCTGCTGAAAAGGAATTGAAACTTGCTCTGCTTATTCAGCAAAAAGGTGACCTGAAGAAAGCTCAAGCAATACTTGAAAGAATATGGGAAGGACGCGAGCCGTTGGCTGATGAGCTTAAAGCTGAAATATTATTCTGGATTGCCGAAGGTGAACATGCTATGGGTGATAAGGATAAAGCCCTCAAGCATTATCTGGAGCTTGGCTGGAAATTCCCTAAACAAAATATATGGGCTGTAACGGCCATGTATCGAGCATCAATGATTTATGAAAAAAAAGGTCAGTTTGAAACAGCTAAACGATTTTTAAAAACGGTCATAAAAAACGCCGACCGCAAGGCACAAAAAGATGCTGCAAAAGCAAGGCTTAGTGCCATAGACGGCAAGCTTGCTAAAGCAGGAGCAGGAAAAGGGATTTCATTCCCATTTTAA
- a CDS encoding DsrE family protein: MSYKVVFHLDLDDEKALSMGLVNIKNLLKMSDSSGSEIHMVANGESVRLFRKEFCEINQAQIADLNTKGVRFCICQNSLDKFNYKVTDMLDLCEVVPAGIAELCLLQTSGCAYIKP; encoded by the coding sequence ATGTCCTACAAAGTAGTATTCCATTTAGATCTGGATGATGAAAAAGCACTGAGCATGGGGCTTGTCAACATAAAAAATCTGCTTAAAATGTCAGATTCAAGTGGATCAGAAATCCATATGGTAGCCAACGGTGAATCAGTGCGGCTTTTCCGAAAAGAATTCTGTGAAATCAATCAAGCTCAAATAGCAGATTTGAACACAAAAGGCGTACGTTTCTGCATCTGCCAGAATTCTCTCGATAAATTCAACTATAAAGTTACTGATATGCTTGACCTTTGCGAAGTCGTTCCGGCCGGAATTGCCGAATTATGTCTTTTGCAAACTTCAGGATGCGCATATATAAAACCTTAA
- a CDS encoding glutamate decarboxylase produces MLHQVKKSKKKTDDRKNFIMPVYGSRDLEEPIPKYSMPEGSIDPRHAYALVKDELMLDGNSRLNLATFVTTWMEDEARQLMTDTFDKNMIDKDEYPQTAELEDRCVHILSDLYNVPDESEACGCSTTGSSEAAMLCGMALKWKWRDRMKDKGKATDKPNLIISTSVQVCWEKFCRYWEVEPRFVPVSDGHYSMKTADVIKACDENTIGVVAILGTTHTGEFEPVEKYNDALEKFNSETGYEIPLHVDAASGGFIAPFLTPKLKWDFRLKWVKSINVSGHKYGLVYPGVGWAIWRNTEELPEDLVFRVNYLGGEMPTFALNFSRPGNQIVAQYYNFIRLGREGYTRILQSCMDTANFIKESLEETNVFQSLIPKLHMPLITFRIKKDIKVDFDVFQISEMLRHRGWLVPAYTMPENCEDDEVLRIVIKEGMSMDMAHLLMKDMKRILQKFEEEPDKLKSTKGTLKQC; encoded by the coding sequence ATGCTGCATCAAGTTAAAAAGTCTAAAAAGAAAACAGATGACCGTAAAAATTTTATTATGCCTGTTTACGGTTCCCGAGATCTTGAAGAACCTATTCCTAAATACTCGATGCCCGAAGGAAGTATTGATCCCCGCCATGCTTACGCGCTGGTAAAGGATGAGCTTATGTTAGACGGAAATTCACGCCTCAATCTGGCAACTTTCGTCACAACCTGGATGGAAGACGAAGCCCGGCAGCTCATGACTGATACTTTTGATAAAAATATGATCGACAAAGATGAATATCCCCAGACAGCAGAACTTGAAGATCGTTGTGTGCATATTCTTTCAGATCTTTATAATGTGCCGGATGAAAGCGAGGCTTGCGGTTGCTCAACTACTGGATCAAGCGAAGCCGCCATGCTTTGCGGTATGGCGTTAAAGTGGAAATGGCGTGACCGCATGAAAGACAAAGGAAAGGCTACTGATAAACCGAATCTTATTATCAGTACCAGTGTTCAGGTATGCTGGGAAAAATTTTGCCGTTACTGGGAGGTGGAGCCGCGTTTTGTCCCCGTCTCTGATGGACATTATAGTATGAAAACTGCTGATGTCATCAAGGCCTGCGACGAAAATACAATTGGTGTGGTCGCCATTCTCGGTACAACCCATACCGGCGAATTTGAACCTGTAGAAAAATACAATGATGCATTAGAGAAATTTAATTCAGAAACCGGGTATGAAATTCCATTGCATGTTGATGCTGCCAGCGGGGGATTCATCGCGCCGTTTCTTACCCCGAAACTTAAGTGGGATTTTCGTCTTAAATGGGTAAAGTCCATAAATGTTTCCGGACACAAATACGGGCTTGTCTATCCCGGAGTCGGCTGGGCTATCTGGCGCAATACTGAAGAACTGCCAGAAGATCTGGTTTTCCGTGTGAACTACTTAGGTGGTGAAATGCCGACTTTCGCATTGAATTTTTCCAGACCCGGCAACCAGATTGTTGCACAATACTACAATTTCATCCGTCTCGGGCGGGAAGGCTATACTCGAATATTGCAATCATGTATGGATACGGCCAACTTTATTAAAGAATCACTTGAAGAAACTAACGTCTTCCAAAGTTTAATACCCAAACTGCACATGCCCCTGATAACTTTTCGTATTAAAAAAGATATCAAGGTGGATTTCGACGTGTTTCAAATTTCGGAAATGCTTCGACATCGCGGATGGCTGGTCCCCGCCTACACCATGCCCGAAAATTGCGAAGATGATGAAGTTTTAAGAATTGTAATCAAAGAAGGAATGAGTATGGATATGGCGCATCTATTAATGAAAGATATGAAAAGAATTTTACAAAAATTTGAAGAAGAGCCAGATAAACTAAAAAGCACCAAAGGCACACTGAAACAATGCTAG
- a CDS encoding thermonuclease family protein, producing the protein MKKPIASFILLLCLIFLAVQGYAEEFRYLRPKDGDSFSIRLRGLDIDLRLISVDCPEYKQEFGQAARKFTDEWLRRGPAYIEYDNTTQDRYKRVLGYVWRGKEMLNIELTRRGYCISAYYSDTHKYFDEIKKAEKQAKLNKLGIWKNGGLKMTPSEFRKAKRHKKKSKK; encoded by the coding sequence ATGAAGAAACCGATTGCATCCTTTATATTATTACTTTGTCTAATTTTTCTCGCTGTTCAAGGATATGCTGAAGAATTTCGATACCTGCGTCCTAAGGATGGAGACTCCTTTTCTATCCGGTTGCGTGGTCTCGATATCGACTTACGTCTTATCTCCGTGGATTGTCCTGAATACAAGCAGGAGTTCGGTCAAGCTGCTCGGAAATTTACAGATGAGTGGTTACGCCGTGGTCCAGCTTACATTGAATACGACAATACTACGCAGGACCGTTATAAACGAGTGCTCGGTTATGTATGGAGGGGAAAGGAGATGCTCAATATTGAATTGACGCGGCGCGGATATTGTATTTCAGCTTACTATTCAGATACTCATAAATATTTTGATGAAATCAAGAAGGCCGAGAAACAGGCTAAATTAAATAAGCTCGGCATTTGGAAAAATGGAGGACTTAAAATGACTCCATCTGAATTTCGTAAAGCAAAGCGTCACAAGAAAAAATCCAAAAAATAA
- the secG gene encoding preprotein translocase subunit SecG produces MQTLVITVHIVACIFLIIFVLLQSGKEDMGVIFGGGSGSVFGSTGAGGVLAKITAFLAAVFLITSLSYNYLAGNKVGDESIMLKGDTIITPEIEKPAVTFEEPVAPKKAE; encoded by the coding sequence TTGCAAACTCTAGTAATTACTGTACACATTGTCGCCTGCATCTTCCTGATTATCTTCGTTCTTTTACAAAGCGGTAAGGAAGATATGGGAGTAATTTTCGGCGGAGGAAGTGGCTCTGTTTTCGGTAGCACCGGAGCAGGAGGCGTACTCGCAAAGATCACAGCTTTTCTTGCAGCGGTCTTTTTGATTACCTCACTTAGCTACAACTATCTTGCCGGAAATAAAGTTGGAGATGAAAGTATCATGCTGAAAGGCGACACTATTATTACTCCTGAAATAGAAAAACCTGCTGTTACTTTTGAAGAGCCTGTTGCTCCTAAGAAGGCTGAATAA
- the tpiA gene encoding triose-phosphate isomerase produces the protein MKKLMAANWKMYKTRAEAKATAEDFINRIDGKLPADREVLIAAPYTALESVGSVLEGKPDSYLCAENLYPAEEGAFTGEISPAMLKDVGCSYSLAGHSERRHIMGETDQMVGDKVAFGLKNGLSMILCIGETIEQRKAGEVQKIIDQQLEAGLKNIPADFAPETVVVAYEPVWAIGTGEVAGEEEIVEAHGFVRKMLKNIFPEKANEIRILYGGSVKPANCAQIIALDNVDGVLVGGASLDGESFSQIALA, from the coding sequence ATGAAAAAATTAATGGCCGCTAATTGGAAAATGTACAAGACTCGCGCCGAGGCAAAAGCAACGGCTGAAGATTTCATTAATAGAATAGACGGGAAGCTCCCTGCCGACCGTGAAGTGCTCATAGCAGCACCGTATACCGCTCTTGAGTCTGTTGGCTCTGTGCTTGAAGGGAAGCCTGACAGCTACCTTTGTGCTGAAAATTTGTATCCGGCAGAAGAGGGGGCCTTTACGGGCGAAATTTCACCAGCTATGCTTAAGGATGTTGGCTGCTCTTATTCACTGGCAGGTCATTCCGAGCGCAGGCATATAATGGGTGAAACGGATCAGATGGTCGGCGATAAAGTTGCTTTTGGTCTCAAAAACGGGCTTTCCATGATTTTATGCATCGGTGAAACTATCGAGCAAAGAAAAGCAGGAGAAGTTCAAAAGATCATTGACCAGCAGCTTGAAGCCGGTTTAAAAAATATCCCTGCTGATTTTGCCCCAGAAACTGTCGTTGTAGCCTATGAACCTGTCTGGGCAATAGGTACTGGAGAAGTGGCTGGAGAGGAAGAAATCGTCGAAGCTCATGGTTTTGTCAGAAAAATGCTAAAAAATATTTTCCCTGAAAAAGCCAATGAAATCCGTATCTTATATGGCGGAAGTGTTAAACCTGCCAACTGCGCACAGATTATTGCGCTTGACAATGTCGACGGAGTATTGGTAGGAGGCGCGAGCTTGGACGGCGAAAGTTTCAGCCAGATTGCTCTGGCCTAA
- a CDS encoding phosphoglycerate kinase, producing the protein MRFIDQLDIAGKKLLLRVDFNVPLDGEIITDDNRIKAAVPTIRYAVEQGAAVIVMAHLGKPKGKRVEELSLKPVAKRLGEYLDMEVPLAPDCIGAEVEKMAEQLKSGQVLMLENLRFHAREQGKTSEARGDFGAQLAALADIYVNDAFGVAHRPNASVVDVPYAAKQCCVGFLLKLELENLGEALKDPQKPYIAISGGAKVSTKIGILNNLIGKVDHFIIGGAMANTFLLAQGKDVGKSLVEEGLVEQAREIIDKAAKSGTSLHLPEDFIWGRDIKTAAGVCDADNVPADGMLLDIGPVTIQKFCDVIGESKTIVWNGPMGLFEEPAFAEGSMKVCKAMAESDGITIVGGGDTDAVVHKAGLQDDFTFISTGGGSFLEFLEGKELPAFKALKENLDK; encoded by the coding sequence ATGCGCTTCATTGACCAACTTGACATTGCAGGTAAGAAACTTCTCTTAAGAGTTGATTTCAACGTCCCGCTGGATGGTGAAATCATCACTGACGATAATCGCATTAAGGCCGCAGTGCCGACCATTCGCTATGCCGTAGAGCAGGGCGCGGCGGTTATTGTCATGGCTCATCTTGGCAAGCCCAAAGGGAAGCGGGTAGAAGAGTTAAGTCTGAAACCTGTTGCTAAGCGTCTTGGTGAATATTTAGATATGGAAGTTCCCCTTGCGCCTGATTGTATCGGGGCGGAAGTCGAAAAAATGGCCGAACAGTTGAAGTCCGGGCAGGTTCTTATGCTCGAAAATCTGCGGTTCCATGCGCGTGAGCAGGGTAAGACTTCTGAAGCAAGAGGTGATTTCGGTGCACAGCTGGCCGCGCTGGCTGATATATATGTTAATGATGCATTCGGTGTTGCGCATCGTCCAAATGCTTCCGTTGTTGATGTGCCTTATGCGGCCAAGCAGTGCTGCGTCGGATTTTTGCTTAAACTTGAATTGGAAAATCTGGGAGAAGCCCTTAAAGATCCTCAGAAACCATATATCGCCATCTCAGGCGGTGCTAAGGTCTCCACTAAAATAGGTATCCTTAATAACTTGATCGGCAAGGTCGACCATTTTATTATCGGCGGTGCTATGGCCAACACTTTTCTGCTCGCACAGGGCAAAGATGTCGGTAAATCACTGGTTGAAGAAGGACTTGTTGAGCAAGCCAGAGAAATTATCGATAAAGCCGCAAAATCAGGTACTTCTCTGCATTTACCTGAAGATTTTATCTGGGGCAGAGATATTAAAACGGCTGCCGGAGTCTGCGATGCTGACAATGTGCCCGCAGATGGCATGCTGCTTGATATCGGGCCGGTAACTATTCAAAAATTTTGTGATGTGATCGGTGAATCCAAAACTATCGTCTGGAATGGTCCTATGGGACTTTTCGAAGAACCGGCCTTTGCTGAAGGCTCTATGAAAGTCTGCAAGGCTATGGCGGAATCTGACGGAATCACCATCGTTGGAGGCGGAGATACTGATGCAGTTGTACACAAGGCTGGACTGCAAGATGACTTCACCTTCATATCCACCGGAGGCGGCTCTTTTCTCGAATTCCTCGAAGGAAAAGAACTTCCTGCCTTCAAAGCCTTGAAGGAGAATCTGGATAAATGA
- the rimI gene encoding ribosomal protein S18-alanine N-acetyltransferase — translation MKSTEVTSRNQRIFELGLEHIAELRKLESSCFDYYWTEEQFRLGLEKNAFYVLGYVEKGILVGYLAYSLVLEEMEVLNLGVHPDFRRSGIGRSLMLDLMQRCREMNIKRGLLDVKETNHPAIALYESLGFVQVGIRKKYYPDTKEDALLYDLEF, via the coding sequence ATGAAAAGCACAGAAGTCACCTCCCGCAATCAGAGAATATTTGAACTTGGCCTTGAGCATATTGCAGAGCTGAGAAAACTTGAATCTTCCTGTTTCGATTATTATTGGACTGAGGAGCAGTTTCGTCTGGGACTTGAGAAGAATGCTTTTTATGTTCTCGGTTATGTGGAAAAAGGAATTTTAGTAGGATATCTTGCCTATTCGCTTGTTCTTGAAGAGATGGAAGTCCTTAATCTGGGGGTACATCCTGATTTCAGACGCAGCGGAATAGGCAGATCACTCATGCTGGACCTGATGCAGCGTTGCCGCGAAATGAATATTAAAAGAGGGCTGCTTGATGTAAAAGAAACGAATCATCCCGCTATTGCGCTCTATGAAAGTCTGGGCTTTGTTCAGGTCGGAATTCGTAAAAAATATTATCCTGATACTAAAGAAGATGCCCTCCTTTATGATTTAGAATTTTAA
- a CDS encoding NUDIX hydrolase — protein MKKNIIQVEAVDKNNRPIIVMDIDEVHRQSLRHRSVVVLIYNSEGKLYLQKRSANKTLYSGRWNVSASGHVLSGESLENAALRELKNELGLVNGNIRLLDEIEASSETGYEFITVYVLDKINTIPAPNPEEVESGFYYSESELYWMIREYRELLAPGLVFLYDSGILYRTK, from the coding sequence GTGAAAAAAAATATTATTCAAGTCGAGGCGGTCGACAAAAACAACCGTCCCATAATCGTGATGGATATCGATGAGGTGCATCGACAGTCTTTACGCCATCGTTCGGTAGTTGTCCTGATATATAATAGCGAGGGAAAACTCTACCTGCAAAAACGTAGTGCAAATAAAACCCTGTACTCAGGGCGTTGGAATGTGTCCGCAAGCGGCCATGTTCTTTCTGGCGAATCGCTTGAAAATGCAGCGCTTCGCGAGCTGAAGAATGAACTGGGCCTTGTAAACGGAAATATTCGGCTTTTAGATGAAATAGAAGCGTCCTCAGAAACCGGATATGAATTTATCACCGTCTATGTATTGGACAAAATTAACACAATTCCTGCCCCTAACCCCGAAGAAGTGGAGTCCGGTTTTTATTATTCAGAAAGTGAATTGTACTGGATGATAAGGGAATACCGGGAGCTTTTGGCCCCGGGCCTTGTTTTTCTGTACGACTCAGGAATTCTGTACCGAACAAAATAA
- a CDS encoding inositol monophosphatase family protein — MNTILEKAKQSVLQAGEIIKDNYLKPKNIQYKGRIDLVTETDLAVENFLKVELSKILPDSSFLAEETAGDAQLVNRTWIIDPLDGTTNFAHGLPMVATSVALWEDDQVVLGIINLPILNEVFTAIRGGGAFLNGQPIHVSNCENLEMSLIATGFPYAIDEHVDFITTALRKVLLSTQGVRRPGAAALDLAYLACGRYDGFYENCLKPWDTAAGWLLVEEAGGTVTEYGKSEFNLFSPNILATNSHLHDKLDDLLG, encoded by the coding sequence ATGAATACTATACTCGAAAAAGCAAAGCAGTCGGTCCTTCAGGCTGGGGAAATCATTAAAGATAACTATTTAAAACCTAAGAATATTCAGTATAAAGGACGCATTGACCTTGTTACTGAAACGGATCTTGCCGTCGAAAATTTTCTTAAAGTAGAACTTTCGAAAATTCTGCCTGACTCATCGTTTCTTGCTGAAGAAACGGCAGGTGATGCACAGCTTGTAAATCGCACATGGATTATTGATCCGTTAGATGGTACAACGAACTTCGCGCACGGGCTTCCTATGGTTGCAACGTCAGTTGCACTCTGGGAGGATGATCAGGTAGTGCTTGGAATTATCAATTTACCAATTTTAAATGAAGTTTTTACTGCAATCAGGGGCGGCGGAGCGTTTTTAAACGGGCAGCCTATTCACGTTTCAAATTGTGAAAACCTTGAAATGTCACTGATTGCTACAGGATTTCCCTATGCCATTGATGAGCATGTAGATTTCATTACAACCGCCTTGCGCAAGGTGCTGCTGAGTACTCAAGGCGTTCGGCGTCCCGGTGCGGCAGCTCTCGATTTGGCCTATCTTGCTTGCGGAAGATATGATGGATTTTATGAAAACTGTCTCAAACCGTGGGATACAGCTGCCGGATGGCTGCTGGTAGAGGAGGCGGGCGGGACTGTTACCGAGTATGGAAAAAGTGAATTTAACCTTTTCTCACCAAATATTCTGGCAACAAATTCGCACCTTCATGATAAACTGGATGATTTGTTAGGTTAG